Below is a genomic region from Echinicola rosea.
GATCGGTTTTGGATTGGCCAGTTTTTTTAAAAATACCATCCAGCGACCCAGTTCGAGTAGCTTGCTGAGAAAAGAGGCGCCGAGACGCAGAAAAGGTTTTTTAAAAGGGCTTAGCCTAAATGGTGTAAATCCTTTTGTATTGCTTTTTTGGATATCAATTGCCGGGATGGTGCATTTGAAAAAAGGCTACTCGGAAGTGGATGTGGTGCTATTTTACGGAGGGATGTTGCTGACGGTATTTAGCACAGACTTGTTGAAAGCCTATATAGCCAAAAGGTTACGCAAATTTATCACACCTACTTTTATGTTATATATGAACAGGGCAGTTGGAGTGGTCTTGGTGGTTTTTGGACTAAGGTTGCTATGGTACGCGGTGAGCAAGTCTTGGTGAAAGCCCAAAGATTTTTTTCAAGTTTAGGTCCAAGTCTCAAGACTTGGCCCCGTGGAGACATAAGACAGAGAAACCTTTTTAGTAAGAAGTTCGTAAGATAGGCATAAATATTTATGTGTATTAACATGATTTATTATGCGTACGACATTGGATATACCTGAAAAACTCATTCGTGAAGCAATGGAACTTACTGGTGCCCGAACCAAAAGTCAATTGATAAGAGAGGCCTTGGAAGCCCAAGTGCAGCAAATAAAAAGGAAAAGGTTATTGACTTTTAAAGGTGCTATCGACTTGGCTATCGACTTGGATTCGGTAAGAAAGAGAAAAGATGGATAGGTATATGGTGTTGGTGGACAGCTCCGTTTGGATCGATTATTTTAAAAAAGGAGAAAATAGGCTTTTGGATAATCTGATTGAAGAGGATTTGGTATGTACTAACGAGTTAATCCTGACGGAGCTTGGGCCTTTTCTGAATCACCTAGGAAGGGCCGATATCTGGGATAGTTTACAGGCTCTTCCAGTCATTCCATTGAATATCGATTGGGAGCTGATTAGAAGATACCAATCGATCAACTTACAGAATGGGATAAACAAGGTCGGTATTCCTGATCTCATTATTCTACAACAGGTCATTGAAGAAAAAATCACCATGTTTAGCTTCGATAAGCACTTTAAGCTAATGGCCCGGTTACTGACTTTTGAACTTATCGATGCTGTATGAGTTGCAAGGTGTTTCTTCTGAGAATGTGAAAGTCAGTTAGGTAACAGTAATTATTTTCAGTGGAAAACTGTGCTCTTTTCAAGAGCCTTTTTAAAATACATTAAAAGTCTGAAGACTTTTTTGAGTTTGGGTCGAAGTCTGAAGACTTCGACCAACGCTGCTGGTGAGAGGAACCTCCCCATAATATAATCACACAATCCCACAGTTCCACGGCCATACATCAGCCCATCAAGTGGTTTCACTGGGGTTTTAGTCGTTTTTTGCCCTGTTTTTAGTGGAGTTGGTTTTTTAAATTACTGGGACTATTAGTGGATACAGAGGGTGGATTTTTTATGGATAATGAAAGAAGTGTTTTTGAACTAAAAATGCAAAAAAGCGAAGGGTCAAAAAAAGATAGAAAAACCGTTTTGCTAGACCCTTTTCCTGCCATGGGGCATGTAAATGCCTTTTTGAATCTGGCTGAATGGTTGCGCAGGCAGGGATTTAGTCCCGTGTTTCTCATCAGTTATGAATATGAGGAAAAAGTATGGAAGACAGGGAAAGGAACTTAATATTCGGCTAGTAAAATCCTTTGTCCAAAAGATCATTCGCCTGCCGATACCAGTCCTGAACGGTTACAGTACGGGGGATCTGGTGGCACGGATGAATGACTCCATGCGAATCCGAAGGACGGTGGCCCTCCTGACCGGAAATGTTGCGATCAATGTCCTGGTGGTGTTGGTTTCCCTCGGGTATATTTTGCACCTCTCCTGGCCCGTTGGGCTGATCTGTCTGATAGGCTTGGTTTTCTTTACAGTGGTGGGTATCCGCTTCCATAAGCCTATACTATCGTTTCAAAAACAAGTAATGGAGGCACACAGCCAAAATGAAGCCCAGTACCTAGAATCCCTAACAGGAATTCATACCGTGAGGTCCTATGGCAAGGAGGAGGTATTTCAGGATCGGGTCAATATGGTCTGTATCAAGGCAAAAGCTATGATTTGGCCATTGTGGCAAATAAATTTGGCTTTTTTACCCAACTCGTATCAGCAGTATTCCTAAGCTTGATGTTTGCATTGGGAGTGTGGATGATCTTGGAGGGACACCTATTGCTCGGGGAGCTGATGGCCGTATTGGCTGTAGGGGGAGGCATCATTCCCGGTGCGGCCTCCCTGATCATCGCCAATATCCAACTTCAGGAAGCTAAGGTGGCTTTTGACAGGCTTTACGAGATAGCCTCTCTGGAAAAGGAAAACCCAGGAAAGGATAAGGGCATGAAGGAAATACATTTGGGTGAGCAGGGAAATAAACTGGCCATGGAGAACGTGTCCTTTAGGTTTGCCGGACAGCGTACTATTTTGTCTGATGTGAATTTTTCCCTGGATCAGGGGAGAATGGTCGCACTATTTGGGCAAGTAGGCTCGGGGAAAACGACACTGGTGAATCTCCTACAAGGATTTTATACACCAGAAAAGGGATGCCTTAAGTTAGGGGACAAAACCATGGATAATTGGCTTCTTGCGAACTGGAGAAAGCAGCTGGCGGTAGTCTCCCAGACCGAAAAGGTCTTTAATACTACGATACTGGACAATATCTGCCTGAGTCATGATGCGGAAGAATGGCGACGTTGCGTGGAGTTTTTAAACCAGAGTGGACTGGAAAGGTTCTTTGGGCAGTTTGATCAAGGGGTGATGACCCTATGTGGTGAAAATGGCCGGAACCTCAGTGGAGGCCAGCGGCAGCTGGTGGCCATCGCACGGGCCCTTTATAAGCAACCAATGTTTCTGGTGCTGGACGAAGCCACTTCGGCGATGGATTTCGATACGGAGCGGCAGCTATTGCTGCTGCTGAAAAGAGCCATGTACGGCCAAGGGATGGGGGTAATGCTGGTCACCCACCGGGTAGGGCTGGCAAAGCAAGCGGACAGGATACTGATCCTCAAGCAGGGAAGCATTACCGGAGAGGGAGCCCATGAAGCACTCGTCCTGGGAAATAACGAATATGCAGAAGCCTACCAACAGATCATCAGCGAAACCATTAAATAACGGTACTATGGGAGGACTGAAATACTACGAAAGGACAAAGCTCCTGATAGAGCTGATCGAAAAGAAGAAAACGGGCAGGCCAGGGGAGTTGGCCAGAAAACTGGGCATAAAAGAAAGAATGGTTTATAACCTACTGGACGATTTGCGTTTGACGCTGGGGCAAGAAATCAGTTACTGCAAAGAGCAAAGAAGTTACTGTTTCCAAGAAAAAAACAACTGACTGCAAGGAAATTGCAGTGGATCAGGTATAAATTGGGGTTATCAATAAATCAATGTTTTACGTTAAATTTTGTACATTATGAAAGAGTTAAGTTTTGAGAGAATGGAGAATGTTAGAGGGGGAGTAAGGTTTAATGGAGATATGAATTGTGGGGTTGCTGCAGTTGGATTTGGGTTAGGAGTTGTAGGGGTTCTAACGGGAGCGGGGGCTTTAGCTGGGCTTTCTGCTATAGTTGCTACGACCGGTGCTCTTATGACTTGTTTCCCTATGGATTATTAAAGAAGTTAAAAGTAAAAAAAAGTATTAGGCTAAGAAGAAATATCACAGGAGATCTTTTCTCCTCATTTTAGGTGAATTTTATCTTTCGCCAAAATCCCTCTTGAATGGCGGGGGGGAGATTCCGGCCATCAATAAATTATTAGATGGGGCATTGTGGATAGTCAGATAAAGTAGTATTTAATGAAGTATAATAAATATTCTCAGCCTAATATTTTGAGTTCTCTTTCTTAAAGAATTTAATTCATTCTTCACTTAGAATAAACAAACAATGAAGAGGTATTCAAAGTAGAAGAGTATTTTCAAAATTACGAAATAAAATTATGGGAAGGTACAGTTTAATACTAGGGACAATCAGTCTGATTGCATTTATTTTTTCAATCATAATGTTAACCAAATCATTAGGTTTTGGAATGGTATTGACCGCTACAAGTTTGTTCATTTCCACAATCCTCTTTTTTAGTCTATACTTTAGACATAAGCAAGAAAATAAAGTACAATGAGTTGATTTTTCAAAAAAACAGCTGACTGCAAGGAAATTGCAGTGGGTCAGGGATAAATTTAGCTTATCAATAAACCAATGTTTTACGTTAAATTTTGTACATTATGAAAGAGCTAAGTTTAGAGAGAATGGAGAATATTAGAGGGGGAATAAATGACCATGCTAGGTGTTTTGGAGGGATAGCTGCAACAGTTGCATTAGGAGCAACAGCTTTTTTTGCTCCTGCAGCATTTATGGGGGTTTTAATGACGGGGCCCGGTTTGCAGGCTGTTGCTTCTGTTTCTGCCGCTGCAGGCATTGCTATATACGAGGGTTGCTAACAAAATCAAAATTCATCAAAGTCAGGTGATTGAATATCACCTGGCTTTACATAATTGCTATAAGCTCTAATCCCTGCGCTATCCTAAAAACTTAAAAATTACATTGACAATAGTTAAGTCCGGGTACACGGTTTTGGAAAGCCTTGATTTTAGTATTTTGGAGATTTAACTCAATTAATACTGATTTGCATATGAATATTAGATATTTAAGAATTCTTATACCGCTTTGGTCTATTGGAGTTATTGTGCTTATTTATTTCAATTCAAGTGATTTGAAGCTTTTCTCGGTGTTCACCATTTTGTTTATGGTGGCAGGCTTTAATTATGCATTATATAAATACCTTAAAACTATACCTGAAAGAAAAAATCAAAACATTACGAGAACATACAATCAATTTGAGAAATCTGTTAAAGTAGCGAAGCCTTTGAGAATAATTGGAACAATTCTATTTATGGCTTTAATGACTATGTGGCTGGATATAGTGAAATTTAAATATGAAAGTTATTTTAGCTTATTGGTAATGGCAATATTATTGAGTTATGTTTTATTAGGAGTGATTTTTATTAGAAAAGCATCGAGGTTTTGAAATTGATTTTAAAATAGCTCTTCCGTTGAAATAGAGTTTACACGATTTATTTTGATCGAGCTGGTGTTGTCTATAGTCTTAATAATCAGTTTACTGTTTAGTTCTTGTGAAACCATTTTTGATCTTTTTGGGCTATTCATTGGCTTTATATTTAGCAACACTTTTGTTGATTGATTTTGAGGGGATGCTGCTGAACGAAATGCTAAATGAGTATGCGCTTGAACTGTCATTTAAGGAAGTTCAGACGGCGATCGACGAGGTGCTGTATTGGAACAGGTTCAGTGCGCTGTTTGCCTTTCTGATGTTTACAGTCAAGTGTTTTTTGGTGGCAGTAGTGTTGTTTGCAGAGTGGAATTAACCTATGGCATGCATGCCAAAATACTTGATTTATATCTAATATCAACTTAAAACTTACAATTATGAAACCTATTTCCATTGAAAAAATGTCTGAAATTAAAGGAGGGGATAATTATTCAAATAGAACATGCTCTCGATTGGGAGGCGTTGCATTTCTAGCTGCAGTAGGGCAACAGTGGGCTGCAACACTTGGGATAACAGCTGCTGCAGCTGCTGGTGGATGTTTTGATTACTGGTAAGCTTTAATGTCGCTCAATGGCAACTGAATAATAACTGGATTTTTGTCACTACGATGTTCTGTTTTTAGAAAATAGTACCGTAGTGGGGAATTTTATCTTTAGTAAAACAATTGAAAATCAATCGTGCATAACAGTATTTCTGATGTTTGGTTATCAAAAATGTTAGAGTAAATATGTTAAATCTATGAAAGTATATATGAGCTTTACAATTAAATTCATAAAACTATTCATTAACCTTTTTGCAGCAGGATACCTGTTTTATCTTGGTTATTTGCATATGGACGATATTCCAAATGGAGAAATTCTATTTCGCTCCAATTTAATTCTAGGAATAATTTGTTTGGGCTTTTTCTTTCGAGAATTAAAAAGAGTCAGACAGCGTTAATAACTCTTTTATGCGTTATAACTTGCTGATTTGATAGAGAAATACTCCTTTGGAAACATGAGAATGATTAATGGTAATTTTATGATGCCATGGACTCCGTTGCTATTTCTTGTGATCGCAAAAGGATATATCATATCAGTATTAATCTTGTTTTGACTTTCTAGTCTCTGGTATTATTGGGGGATTTTCTTTCAGATGATTACCTATTTGGTGTGTGACACAGTCTGTTTTTTAGTTGTTAAAGTCCTTATTGTTCTAAACTGGATGAAAAAAGTTGCGAAATCCGCGAGAATTAGAGTCAAAGTCATTTAGTTAAGCGAGGGGAGGGGATAGGCACCATAAACAGAGTAAATGGTATGCCCCTTTACTTCGACTCTGCTCGGTATGATATAACTGGAGAATAGTTAACTAAAAGACATTGAAGTTAGAATTATCAGTATGAAACCATTTTTGATCTTATTGGGCTATTCATTGGCTTTATATTTAGCAACACTTTTGTTGATTGATTTTGAGGGGATGCTGCTGAACGAAATGCTAAATGAGGATGCGCTTGAACTGTCATTTAAGGAAGTCCAGACGGCGATCGACGAGATGCTGTATTGGAACAGGTTCAGTGCGCTGTTTGCCTTTCTGATGTTTACAGTCAAGTGTTTTTTGGTGGCCGTGGTGCTCTATGCAGGGCTGTTCTTTGCCGATCGGCACAAGGAGGTAAGGCTGGGGACGCTTTTTGGTATTGCCGTATATGCGGAGGTGGTTTTTGTGATCGCCGGACTGGTGAAGCTGGTGTACGTATCGGCCTATGGCCTCAGCTATCAGGAGTTTGCTGCCTTTTACCCCTTGTCCTTACTCAACTTGTTCGATTTAGAGAATATTAATCCCGTTTTCAGTTATCCGCTTCAGTTGGTGAACCTGTTTGAGTTGGTCTATGTATTTGTATTGGTGTATTTGGTGAAAGAGGAACTGGAACTGAGTATGCCCAAAAGCTCGAATATAGTCCTCGGGTCATACGGTACGGCACTGTTTTGCTGGGTGGTGTTTACGGTCTTTATCACCTTGAACATGTCCTGATATGAGGAAGAAACTGAAGTTTGTGGTGCTTTTTTTGGTAATTGCCTTTCTTGGGGTAATGGGGTACCTGATCATGGATAGGGTAATGGAGAAAAATAGCGTAGCAGAAAGGATCAGCCAGTTTCCAGCGTTTACGCTTTATAGGCCTGACGGGGAAAAGTTCACCACCGACGAGCTGCCCTATGATCGACCGGTCATCTTGATCTATTTTAACTCTACCTGCCACCTGTGTGAAAAGGAAATCCAGGCCATTAGGGAGAGACAGGAAGAATTTGGCGATATCCAATTGCTATTGGTATCGAGCGAAGCGGGGAATGTGATAGGGGACTTTGCCAAAAGGATGGAACTGGATGCTTGTAAAAACATACATTGGTTCCAGGATAGGGACATGGAAGTGGCCGTTTACTATGCTGTGGGCAGCGTTCCGGAGATCTTTTTGTATGGCCCTGACGGTAAACTGGTCAAGCGTTTTCAGGGGACGGTGAAGGTGGAGAGGTTGCTAGAAGCGTATTGAATATATTTAGGTTAAAAGTCCAAAGACTTTTTTGAGTCATGGTTCAAGTCTTCAGACTTGAACCAACGCTGCTGGTGAGAGGGAGGAGCTTCTCCATAATACAGTCACACAATCCCACAGTTCCACGGCCATACATCAGCCCTTCAAGTGGTTTTACTGGGATTTTTGTCATTTTATGCCCTGTTTTTGGTGGTGGGGAGTTTTTATATTGTAGTTCTAAAATGTTGATTGTTATGGAGTTGTTTGTGAAAATAGGGAAAGTGATTTTTAGTCTTTTGGCAAGTGTTTATTTGGTTTACTTGGCCTTTGATCATAAAGCTGATTTTTTGAATGGAGAGATGACCTTTTTAATGAGTATGGTAGGAGGAGGAATATGTCTTTCCTATTTTTTTAATGGATTGCGTAGGTTGGTGATGAATGTTCCGGCGGTGTTGATTTCCTTGATGCCAACGGTTCTGGGGTGTATATGACCAAAGGGCTCATGGACGGGGAACAAATCATGCGGGTAATTATTCTGGGCTTGGCTTTGCTGCTCATTGGAGTGGGGTGGTATGGGTATTATACAAGTAAAGTAAAGCTCATTACAGCAGTATTGATATCTGTAGGGATGATGTTTCATCTATTGGATTAATTACCAGTATCATCAAGAATTGCAGTACTGATTAGGCTTAATCGTATGAGTTTGACAAAAGAAATAGTACTTTTAATAACCTGAGCTCGACTTAATTTTAGTATAAAAAGCGTCATTGCGAACCCTTTTTAGGAGGATGTGGGTTGGAAAAGGGTGTGGCAACTCGCCGCGGCGAGCTGCCACGGCTTCCACCCGCTCAGGCCTACCTCCAAGCCTCGCAGTGACGGTTTTATAATCGAACTGAGGTTTTAATATTTAGCGGAGTGTTGGTCATTTTGGCGAAGCTAACGCTCCAATACGAATGGGTGTCCACAGACAGTGTGAATGTTTTGTTTTTGATGCCTGTGCTTATTGTTGTTTTTGACTTGGTCAGAGAAAAGTGGAAGAGAAGTAAGTGCGGGAAATAAACATCAAGAAAGTTGTCCGGCAAGGCCATGAAAAAAGCTCAGATTGAAGATTTTATTTTGCTCCTAATCCTATTGGCCAGCGTGCTGTACATGGTGTTTTGGGGCTCCTTTTTGGCAGATGAACTTTATTCCAGAATGGCGAGGCTGATGTTTGGAATGTCGGTAATTATGCTGATTTTTCGGAATCGGCGGCGTAAACAATAGGTGTCGTAAAAGTCTGGAGACTTTTTTCAGTTTGGGTCCAAGTCCTAGACTTGGACCAGTTGTCGTGGGGTATAAGACAATTTTACGCTCCAATAGTTTGGCGTTCCATCTTCACTAGTCCAATAGGAAATTGTTGACAAAGGTGCTTTTCAGCCCCAGCCAGATGAAGAAGAAAATAACGCCCAAGAAAAGGTATGGACGATAGAAATCCTGGGTCTCTTTGTAGCGGGATTCTAAGATTTCTGCTTTTTCCATTTGGTCGATCTGTTCGAAGATGTTTTCCAGGGCCTTATCATCCGAGGCTCTGAAAAACTGCCCTTTGCCGATTCTTGCCAAGTCGCGAAGGGTAGTCTCATTCAGGTAGGATTCTACCATTTGTGGCCTTCCAAAGAAATCGGTGCCATACGGAACCATACCATCTTTTCCTACGGCAATAGTGTAGATCTTGATGTCCATAGCCTCTGCTAGTTCTGCTGCAAATGTGGGATCCACGTTTCCGGCATTATTGTCTCCATCACTGAGAAGTACCATCACTTTTGACTTGGAGTCGGACTCGCGCATACGGTTGGTGGCGGTGGCCACAGCACTCCCAATCGCAGTGCCTTTGGCATCCATCATATCGAATGAAATGTCGTCAATAAGATCAGTAAGTAGCTCGTAATCAGTAGTGAGGGGTGCCAATGAAAATGCCTCTCCTGCGAAGATTACCATCCCTATCCGATCTCCAAATCGGCCATTGATAAAGTCGATGGCGGTGGATTTGGCGGCTTCTAGCCTGTTGGGTTCGAAGTCCTGCAAGTCCATGGATTCAGAGATGTCCATGACCAACATAATGTCAATACCCTCTGTGGATTGTTCCACTTTTTCATTAGATCGCTGTGGACGCGCTAGGGCGATGATCACCATAGCGAGGGTCAGCATAAAAAACAGGGTTGGTACCAAGCGCAAATACGTCCATGGATTGCTGTTGGATACGCTCCCTGGAAGTGAAAGCTCGAGAGAAGGATTTTTAATGAATTTGGTTAATTTCCTTATCAGCAGGATCAAGGGGACAATCCATAGCAGGTGCAGTACCCACGGATTTTTCCATTCGTATGAGCGGAAGGTTTCCGGTAAAAACCAACTCCATGAAAACCAATCAATGATATTATTTGCGTTCATGGATTTCTTTTACTTTTTGGTTGTACATGTCCACACAGACAGCTTTTAGCTTATCGGCTGTAGCCACAATGTCCTCAGCCGGCCTGTTGGCATAAATGATGATTTCGATTTTTCTAAAGTCAGTTAACAGCGATGGCTGTTCCAGGTATTCGGCGATTTCTGTGGCCGTCCATTCTTTGTATGGCTTGTTTGTGAGCTGTTCCATATAATCCCTCCATAGCCAAAGTACTTCTTCGGCGGTTTGCAGGGAAGGAGCGGATTGAAGTGATTGAATGGAAGTGTCCCATTTTTTGAGGAATGTACTATGCTGCTTTTTCAGGCGTCCGGCAGCCCATCTTTGTTGGATTTTCTTTCCAAACAGCAATAAAACAGCTACGCCTATTACT
It encodes:
- a CDS encoding PIN domain-containing protein; protein product: MDRYMVLVDSSVWIDYFKKGENRLLDNLIEEDLVCTNELILTELGPFLNHLGRADIWDSLQALPVIPLNIDWELIRRYQSINLQNGINKVGIPDLIILQQVIEEKITMFSFDKHFKLMARLLTFELIDAV
- a CDS encoding ATP-binding cassette domain-containing protein; this encodes MANKFGFFTQLVSAVFLSLMFALGVWMILEGHLLLGELMAVLAVGGGIIPGAASLIIANIQLQEAKVAFDRLYEIASLEKENPGKDKGMKEIHLGEQGNKLAMENVSFRFAGQRTILSDVNFSLDQGRMVALFGQVGSGKTTLVNLLQGFYTPEKGCLKLGDKTMDNWLLANWRKQLAVVSQTEKVFNTTILDNICLSHDAEEWRRCVEFLNQSGLERFFGQFDQGVMTLCGENGRNLSGGQRQLVAIARALYKQPMFLVLDEATSAMDFDTERQLLLLLKRAMYGQGMGVMLVTHRVGLAKQADRILILKQGSITGEGAHEALVLGNNEYAEAYQQIISETIK
- a CDS encoding ABC transporter transmembrane domain-containing protein, with the translated sequence MRKKYGRQGKELNIRLVKSFVQKIIRLPIPVLNGYSTGDLVARMNDSMRIRRTVALLTGNVAINVLVVLVSLGYILHLSWPVGLICLIGLVFFTVVGIRFHKPILSFQKQVMEAHSQNEAQYLESLTGIHTVRSYGKEEVFQDRVNMVCIKAKAMIWPLWQINLAFLPNSYQQYS
- a CDS encoding peroxiredoxin family protein, which codes for MRKKLKFVVLFLVIAFLGVMGYLIMDRVMEKNSVAERISQFPAFTLYRPDGEKFTTDELPYDRPVILIYFNSTCHLCEKEIQAIRERQEEFGDIQLLLVSSEAGNVIGDFAKRMELDACKNIHWFQDRDMEVAVYYAVGSVPEIFLYGPDGKLVKRFQGTVKVERLLEAY
- a CDS encoding vWA domain-containing protein: MNANNIIDWFSWSWFLPETFRSYEWKNPWVLHLLWIVPLILLIRKLTKFIKNPSLELSLPGSVSNSNPWTYLRLVPTLFFMLTLAMVIIALARPQRSNEKVEQSTEGIDIMLVMDISESMDLQDFEPNRLEAAKSTAIDFINGRFGDRIGMVIFAGEAFSLAPLTTDYELLTDLIDDISFDMMDAKGTAIGSAVATATNRMRESDSKSKVMVLLSDGDNNAGNVDPTFAAELAEAMDIKIYTIAVGKDGMVPYGTDFFGRPQMVESYLNETTLRDLARIGKGQFFRASDDKALENIFEQIDQMEKAEILESRYKETQDFYRPYLFLGVIFFFIWLGLKSTFVNNFLLD
- a CDS encoding LysE family translocator; this translates as MEFSFIEGIGMGLVLSLIIGPVFFALIQNSIEHGFRHSMVMALGILVSDSLYVLISHFGVSYLTHNPSFKAGLGYVGGVIMIGFGLASFFKNTIQRPSSSSLLRKEAPRRRKGFLKGLSLNGVNPFVLLFWISIAGMVHLKKGYSEVDVVLFYGGMLLTVFSTDLLKAYIAKRLRKFITPTFMLYMNRAVGVVLVVFGLRLLWYAVSKSW
- a CDS encoding type II toxin-antitoxin system VapB family antitoxin, translating into MRTTLDIPEKLIREAMELTGARTKSQLIREALEAQVQQIKRKRLLTFKGAIDLAIDLDSVRKRKDG